One Actinoplanes missouriensis 431 DNA segment encodes these proteins:
- a CDS encoding ABC transporter substrate-binding protein: MFSRRTLAAATVLALSTAGLAACGGGDDDGSDSGGNVTMQLWHNASTGPGAAFWDKAVADYQTAHPTVKIKIQQVQNEDLDGKLQTALNSGSAPDIFLQRGGGKMAAMVEAGQLKDITNDITAETKQAVGDAALGTGQIDGKSYAVPVSILPGGLWYSKDLFAKAGVTTPPATMDELNQAVSKLKANGTPVALGAKDAWPAAHWYYFFALRSCNQASLDAAAKDKNFGDPCWVKAGEDLRAFAATKPFNDGFLTTSAQQGAGSSAGLVANHKASMELMGAWDPGVIASLTKDQKPLPDLGFFPFPAVPGGQGDPAAIMGGTDGYSCSAQAPKECSDFLNYLLTKDVQEAYYKAYNALPVNKQAQGAVTEDYLKAVLDAYNKAPYVSLWLDTIYGQNVGNALNVGVVNMLAGKGDVAGIIQAVNDAAKKG, from the coding sequence AACGCCTCGACCGGGCCGGGCGCGGCGTTCTGGGACAAGGCGGTCGCCGACTACCAGACCGCCCACCCCACGGTGAAGATCAAGATTCAGCAGGTGCAGAACGAGGACCTGGACGGCAAGCTGCAGACCGCGCTGAACTCGGGCTCCGCGCCGGACATCTTCCTGCAGCGCGGCGGCGGCAAGATGGCCGCGATGGTCGAGGCGGGACAGCTCAAGGACATCACGAACGACATCACCGCGGAGACCAAGCAGGCCGTCGGCGACGCGGCGCTCGGGACGGGTCAGATCGACGGGAAGTCCTACGCCGTACCGGTGTCGATCCTGCCCGGGGGTCTCTGGTACAGCAAGGACCTCTTCGCGAAGGCAGGCGTCACCACGCCGCCGGCCACGATGGACGAGCTCAACCAGGCGGTCAGCAAGCTCAAGGCCAACGGCACGCCCGTCGCGCTCGGTGCCAAGGACGCGTGGCCGGCCGCCCACTGGTACTACTTCTTCGCCCTGCGCTCGTGCAACCAGGCCTCCCTCGACGCGGCCGCCAAGGACAAGAACTTCGGCGACCCGTGCTGGGTCAAGGCCGGCGAGGACCTGCGGGCCTTCGCCGCCACGAAACCGTTCAACGACGGCTTCCTGACCACCTCCGCCCAGCAGGGCGCGGGCAGCTCGGCCGGTCTGGTCGCCAACCACAAGGCGAGCATGGAGCTGATGGGCGCCTGGGACCCGGGCGTCATCGCCTCGCTGACCAAGGACCAGAAGCCGCTGCCCGACCTGGGCTTCTTCCCGTTCCCCGCGGTTCCCGGCGGGCAGGGCGACCCGGCCGCGATCATGGGTGGCACGGACGGGTACTCGTGTTCGGCGCAGGCGCCGAAGGAGTGCAGCGACTTCCTCAACTACCTGCTCACCAAGGACGTGCAGGAGGCGTACTACAAGGCGTACAACGCGCTGCCGGTGAACAAGCAGGCGCAGGGCGCGGTCACCGAGGACTACCTCAAGGCGGTCCTCGACGCCTACAACAAGGCGCCGTACGTCTCGCTCTGGCTGGACACGATCTACGGGCAGAACGTCGGCAACGCGCTCAACGTCGGCGTGGTGAACATGCTGGCCGGCAAGGGTGACGTCGCCGGGATCATCCAGGCCGTGAACGACGCGGCCAAGAAGGGCTGA